In Crassostrea angulata isolate pt1a10 chromosome 6, ASM2561291v2, whole genome shotgun sequence, a genomic segment contains:
- the LOC128186574 gene encoding ras-like protein family member 10B: protein MTSSQIDPDNQKIKLAILGAPGVGKTSIAKQFVHNYFTEDYEPTDQRELYYPSIIINDHLYDLKIIDCPYIPYFPVNSLYEWTDFRGYGLRNATAYILVYDITSEDSFQYIKTLREQILESRNMHDVPIFVVGNKHDLADERGLSRREVANVVKKQWKCGYVECSAKFNWHIILLFKELMKTIDYIDHGHKPTSVRVQAALRRNRCVIL from the coding sequence ATGACCTCAAGTCAAATTGATCCAGACAATCAAAAAATAAAGCTGGCCATCTTAGGAGCTCCAGGGGTGGGAAAGACCTCTATCGCTAAACAGTTTGTCCACAACTATTTCACGGAAGACTACGAGCCCACGGACCAGAGAGAGCTGTACTATCCCTCCATTATCATCAACGACCACCTGTATGACCTCAAAATCATCGACTGTCCCTACATTCCCTATTTCCCGGTGAACTCTCTCTACGAATGGACGGATTTCCGCGGCTATGGACTCAGGAACGCGACCGCGTACATTCTCGTGTATGATATCACATCGGAAGACAGTTTCCAGTACATTAAAACATTGCGTGAACAAATTCTGGAGAGCAGGAACATGCACGATGTTCCAATATTTGTTGTGGGAAACAAACATGACTTGGCGGACGAGAGGGGATTGTCCCGGCGAGAGGTGGCCAATGTGGTCAAGAAACAGTGGAAGTGTGGGTACGTGGAATGTTCGGCCAAATTCAATTGGCATATTATTCTGTTGTTCAAGGAACTAATGAAGACGATAGATTATATTGATCATGGACATAAACCCACTTCCGTCCGGGTACAGGCCGCACTCAGAAGAAACCGGTGCGTTATTCTGTAG